Sequence from the Candidatus Krumholzibacteriota bacterium genome:
TTGCCCGGGCGATAGCCGACCTGATAGAGCAAAACGAATATGGCAGGTTTCATTGCGTCAACAGTGGACTTGCCAGCCGTTTTCAACTCGCTGAAAAGATCCTTCAGATAGCCGGCATCACCGGTTGCAGCCTGACTCCCGTATCATCCGATGAATTTCCTCTTCCCGCGCCCCGGCCGGAAATGGAAGGGATGAGCAACTACAGGCTGACATTGATGGGACTCGATAATATGAGGCCATGGGATGAGGCATTAAGCGAATATATAAGGGAAGTCCTTATTTGATCTTGTTAGCCCCCGTTTCAGCGACAAGATTACTCGCCTTGTGCAGCGAAGCGAACGTGCCGGCGTCAGTCCACCATCCGTCGAGGATATCCCAGGCAAGCTCGCCTTTTTCAATATATGCGTTATTTACATCGGTGATCTCAAGTTCACCCCGGTCCGAGGGCCTAAGGGTCTTGATGATCTCAAAGACAGAATTATCATACATATATATTCCCGTCACCGCGTAACGCGATTTCGGCTCTGCCGGCTTTTCCTCTATCTTCACTACCTTTTCCCCTTCGAGTACGGGGACCCCGAATCTTTCCGGATCAGGGACTTCCTTTAAAAGGATCCTCGCGCCGCGCCCCGTCTCCCGAAACCTCTCCACAGCCAAAACGATATTGTTCTCTATGATATTGTCACCGAGAACAACGCAGATACTGTCCTCACCTGCAAAATACTCGGCGAGTCTGAGCGCTTCCGCGATCCCTCCCTCGCCTTCCTGGTACGTGTAATTTATATGCGCCAGGCCGAACTCGCTTCCATTACCCAGCAGCCTGAGAAAATCGCCGGCATGATTGCCTCCCGTAACAATCAGGATATCACGAATGCCCGCGTTTATAAGGGTCTGTATAGGGTAATAGATCATCGGTTTGTCATATACCGGCAAGAGGTGCTTATTCGTTATCTTGGTAAGCGGCAGAAGTCTTGATCCAAGTCCGCCGGCAAGTATTACGCCTTTCATTCAATCTCCTTTTCATCGATAAAACGCAAGCCGCAGTCTACCATCACGACCGGTTTGAATCAAGGAAAACCGGGAATCACGAATATCCTTTCAAAAAAGCCGACAAGTTGTTAATATTCCGCCTGGTTGTGGCAAAGTGTGATAACTGGAGGAATTATGAAAGTCTGTTTTTTTTCGCCAACTGCCTACAGCTATTTCAATCCTGACGCCGACGAGTGGGCCGGAGGAGCGGAGACGCAGCAGGTCCTTCTGGCAAAACAGATGTCCTTGAAGGGGATCGACGTCTCCTTCATAGTCGGCGACCATGGCCAGGAGGAAGTCGAGAAATTCGGGAATATAACTGTCATAAGATCTTTCGCCCCTTTTTCGGGAAACAGGAAACTCCGTTTTCTCCCGGACATGATGAAGATCAGAAGAGCGATGCGCTTGTCGGGTGCCGATATCTTCAACCAGAGATCGACATCTTTCTACACCGGCCAGCTGTGCTATTTCGCGTCATCTCTCGGCAAACAGTTCACTTTTTCGATCGGTATCGATTATAACTGTTATGGCGATTGTGATGGCAACCTCTCCTTTCCGATGACATCGATGTACCGGTATGGAATAAGGAATGCCGGCGCGGTGATCGCGCAGACACAGAAACAGAAAGACCTGCTGTTTGAAAA
This genomic interval carries:
- a CDS encoding NTP transferase domain-containing protein — protein: MKGVILAGGLGSRLLPLTKITNKHLLPVYDKPMIYYPIQTLINAGIRDILIVTGGNHAGDFLRLLGNGSEFGLAHINYTYQEGEGGIAEALRLAEYFAGEDSICVVLGDNIIENNIVLAVERFRETGRGARILLKEVPDPERFGVPVLEGEKVVKIEEKPAEPKSRYAVTGIYMYDNSVFEIIKTLRPSDRGELEITDVNNAYIEKGELAWDILDGWWTDAGTFASLHKASNLVAETGANKIK